The proteins below are encoded in one region of Arenibacter algicola:
- a CDS encoding FecR family protein encodes MKPKKVHKLIAKYITSSISGTELDLLEIELKKPSNDQLFNDYVKLNYRIDRKMKTYDTDKSKRLLLDRIKKDKGNRDKFKFRSVFRYAAIIILSMTIGYFVNEKLANEVPSNELDPKENFITLEREDGNIQVISEDGTSEVIDSEGNVVGSQVGSQIVYTNSNKTISEEPIYNTLHVPYGKHFELKLSDGSVAYLNSGSSLKYPVEFIEGKERTVFLTGEAFLEITKDTDRPFIVNTDDLDIKVFGTKFNVSAYPEDELKEVVLVEGSVGMYSRTESADDNEGTLLTPGHKGSYDNAQGNITTEPVVTSIYTSWVQGVMVFRNMTFENILKKLERHYDVKIINKNSKIASAEFNASFGDMPIERILDYFKGEYNIDYSVINEKEIIVN; translated from the coding sequence CAACTTTTTAACGATTATGTAAAATTAAATTATAGAATTGACCGCAAAATGAAAACCTATGATACAGATAAATCGAAACGCCTTTTGCTAGATAGAATTAAGAAGGATAAAGGCAATCGTGATAAGTTTAAATTCAGAAGTGTTTTTAGGTATGCAGCCATTATAATATTGTCTATGACTATAGGGTACTTTGTCAATGAAAAACTTGCCAATGAAGTCCCGTCAAATGAATTAGACCCTAAAGAGAACTTTATTACTTTAGAACGAGAAGATGGAAATATCCAAGTTATTTCCGAAGATGGCACTTCAGAAGTAATAGACTCAGAAGGCAATGTAGTTGGCTCCCAAGTAGGTAGCCAAATTGTATATACCAATTCAAACAAGACCATTTCTGAAGAACCTATATATAATACACTTCATGTGCCCTATGGCAAGCACTTTGAACTTAAGTTATCAGATGGTTCCGTGGCCTATTTAAATTCAGGCTCATCCCTAAAGTATCCTGTTGAATTTATTGAGGGAAAAGAACGCACCGTTTTCTTGACGGGAGAGGCATTTTTGGAAATAACAAAAGACACCGATCGTCCATTTATTGTAAATACCGATGATTTGGATATAAAGGTTTTTGGTACAAAGTTTAATGTTTCGGCCTATCCGGAAGATGAACTAAAGGAGGTGGTGTTGGTTGAGGGTTCTGTGGGAATGTATTCAAGAACAGAATCGGCGGATGACAATGAAGGAACTTTGCTTACTCCGGGCCATAAGGGGAGTTATGATAATGCACAGGGGAATATTACCACGGAACCGGTTGTTACCAGTATATATACTTCATGGGTTCAGGGGGTAATGGTATTTAGAAATATGACGTTCGAAAATATTCTTAAAAAACTGGAGCGACATTATGATGTAAAGATTATTAACAAAAATTCGAAAATAGCTTCGGCCGAATTCAATGCTAGTTTTGGCGACATGCCGATTGAAAGAATATTGGATTACTTTAAAGGGGAATACAATATTGATTATTCTGTAATTAATGAGAAGGAAATAATTGTAAACTAA
- a CDS encoding SusC/RagA family TonB-linked outer membrane protein — protein MKKILDQKRRSYPLLKLSLKMKISMLFMFLVLFTMQANSSYAQRTKITLDLNNVTIERLIDEIESQTDFHFVYQIKEVDLNRVVSVKANKELVTSILKRIFGNTRTTHNVVDKQIFLKERGVSGSTDNSKLLPGFYKLQSTVSGQIVDDNGAPLPGANIVEKGTTNGVTADFDGNFTIEVASENAVLVVSYIGFASKEVQVNGQTSLSVVLMESAAGLDEVVLIGYGEVRRKDLTGSVSKVGGADLENLPVARIDQSLQGRASGVQVSQISGEPGAATTIRIRGGNSIQGNNEPLWVIDGVIVGTDYNLSNLNTNDIHSIDILKDAVAVSIYGTRGANGVILVTTKSGAGATPGIPNVSVNAYTGLQSMVTQVDFLDGPQHAAYANEDAEFRNAALPFPDLATVPNVDWIDQVTHTAPVQNIDVSVSGISENRNINYYVSGNYFDQEGLVRATGISKYVFRTNLDIKLSEKFKVGMRVNIAKLKKENNKFSLDNLFLFTTPTRAIYDEEGNYTALDPITDGIASNYEADIRLKQDHNLETNILGNLYMEFRPFSNWVFKTTFSPELNNFKRNIFNPGALPNNLIVQNGGNAEVRNSVRTGYINENTLTYNKTIGQDDYLTVLAGFTLQKTELEESVARAFQISNDVTGYNNLGFGSNPTRNEVVSGYDSFQLASWLGRINYSLDNKYLFTIVGRVDGSSRFAPGNKYAFFPSGAFAWKLAEEEFIQDLNIFSELKFRTSYGRSGSQAIPSYRTLAILNGANTTFNGIEQPGVVLGRPENPELKWETTKQLDIGLEMGFFNNRLSVEIDYYKKNTEDLLLDARLPRQTGFVSKLQNIGKVENKGVEFMVNSVNVSNDNFKWTSSLSLSSNNNKVVDLGGVDFINLATPAQQGGTGARLIVGESAPVFTGVRYLGTWKSQEEIDAAGLGGSQDVGGPHFDDTNGDGEVNEDDFVVLGSPQPDFYYGLGNTFSYNNFDLDFFFQGTYGNEVFNSLTQTAFFGRSETTKYAETLNRWTPENPTSDIPRAGAVAALSEIYNNSAMIEDGSHIRLKSLRLGYNIPVDNLGLKGFKAINVYVTGTNLFILSDFRLKDPETSQFDRDQENLSIGFSRGQYPTSRTISAGVKVNF, from the coding sequence ATGAAAAAAATTCTTGACCAAAAGAGAAGGTCGTACCCATTGCTTAAACTCAGTTTAAAGATGAAAATCAGTATGTTATTCATGTTTTTGGTCTTGTTTACCATGCAGGCCAATTCATCCTATGCACAGCGTACGAAGATTACCCTAGACCTCAACAATGTAACGATCGAAAGGCTTATTGATGAAATTGAAAGCCAAACCGATTTTCATTTTGTATACCAGATAAAGGAAGTTGATCTAAATCGAGTTGTAAGTGTAAAAGCTAACAAAGAGCTCGTAACCAGTATTCTGAAAAGGATATTTGGAAATACAAGAACCACACACAATGTTGTGGATAAACAAATATTTCTAAAAGAACGTGGTGTTTCAGGGAGTACTGACAATTCAAAGCTCTTGCCTGGTTTCTATAAACTTCAATCCACGGTTTCTGGACAAATTGTAGATGACAATGGTGCCCCTTTACCTGGTGCAAACATCGTTGAAAAAGGAACAACCAATGGTGTTACAGCCGATTTTGATGGAAATTTCACTATAGAAGTTGCTAGTGAAAATGCCGTCCTGGTTGTATCCTATATCGGGTTTGCCTCCAAGGAAGTCCAGGTAAACGGACAGACAAGTCTTAGTGTAGTTTTAATGGAAAGTGCTGCAGGATTGGACGAGGTAGTATTAATAGGTTACGGTGAAGTTCGCAGAAAGGATTTGACTGGTTCCGTGAGTAAAGTTGGTGGGGCGGATTTGGAAAACCTTCCGGTAGCCAGGATAGACCAATCTTTGCAGGGAAGAGCTTCCGGTGTTCAGGTTTCACAAATTAGCGGAGAGCCAGGAGCGGCAACAACTATAAGGATACGTGGCGGAAATTCTATTCAAGGCAACAATGAACCGTTATGGGTCATAGATGGTGTTATCGTGGGGACCGACTACAATTTGAGCAATCTGAATACAAATGATATTCATTCCATAGATATTCTAAAAGATGCCGTTGCCGTTTCCATATATGGTACACGTGGCGCCAATGGGGTTATATTGGTAACAACAAAAAGCGGTGCCGGCGCTACTCCGGGTATACCCAACGTATCGGTTAATGCATATACTGGACTTCAGTCTATGGTAACCCAAGTAGATTTCCTTGATGGTCCCCAACATGCGGCCTATGCCAATGAGGATGCAGAATTTAGAAATGCCGCCTTACCGTTTCCCGATCTTGCCACTGTTCCCAATGTAGATTGGATAGATCAGGTAACACATACGGCCCCTGTGCAAAATATTGATGTATCCGTATCGGGGATTTCTGAAAATAGAAATATCAATTATTATGTGTCCGGGAATTATTTTGATCAAGAAGGTCTTGTTAGGGCCACAGGAATCAGTAAATATGTTTTCAGGACCAATTTGGATATTAAACTTTCTGAAAAGTTTAAAGTAGGAATGAGGGTAAATATTGCCAAATTGAAAAAGGAAAATAATAAATTCAGTTTGGATAACCTCTTTCTTTTCACCACTCCTACAAGAGCAATTTATGACGAAGAGGGTAATTATACGGCATTGGACCCGATCACTGATGGAATAGCATCGAATTATGAGGCGGATATACGATTAAAACAGGACCATAATTTGGAAACCAATATATTGGGGAACCTTTATATGGAATTCAGACCCTTCTCAAACTGGGTTTTCAAAACGACTTTTAGCCCCGAATTGAACAACTTTAAAAGAAATATTTTTAATCCCGGAGCCTTGCCCAACAATTTAATCGTTCAAAATGGAGGGAATGCCGAAGTGCGTAATTCTGTGAGAACAGGGTATATCAATGAGAATACCTTAACTTATAATAAGACCATTGGTCAGGACGACTACCTAACTGTTTTGGCGGGGTTTACCCTCCAAAAAACAGAGCTGGAGGAAAGCGTGGCGAGGGCATTTCAAATATCAAACGATGTTACGGGATATAATAATCTTGGATTTGGGTCCAATCCCACACGAAACGAAGTAGTTTCTGGTTATGATTCTTTTCAACTGGCCTCATGGTTGGGAAGAATAAATTATTCCCTGGACAATAAATACCTTTTCACGATAGTGGGGAGGGTAGATGGTTCCTCTCGTTTCGCCCCAGGTAACAAGTATGCATTTTTTCCTTCTGGAGCCTTCGCATGGAAATTAGCGGAAGAGGAATTTATTCAGGATCTTAATATTTTCAGCGAGCTTAAGTTTCGTACCAGTTATGGTAGATCTGGAAGTCAGGCAATACCTTCCTATAGGACTTTGGCTATTTTAAATGGTGCCAATACCACATTTAATGGGATAGAACAACCAGGAGTTGTTTTGGGAAGACCCGAAAATCCCGAATTAAAATGGGAGACTACCAAGCAGTTGGATATAGGTCTGGAAATGGGTTTCTTTAATAATCGACTATCAGTGGAGATTGATTATTACAAAAAAAATACCGAAGATCTTTTGCTCGATGCCCGATTACCTAGGCAAACCGGCTTTGTAAGCAAATTGCAAAACATTGGCAAGGTGGAAAATAAAGGAGTAGAGTTTATGGTCAATAGTGTTAACGTTTCAAACGACAATTTTAAGTGGACTTCATCTCTATCGTTATCTAGTAATAATAACAAGGTTGTAGACTTGGGAGGTGTTGATTTCATTAATCTTGCTACGCCTGCGCAACAGGGAGGAACCGGGGCGCGTCTTATAGTTGGCGAAAGTGCTCCTGTATTTACAGGGGTTCGTTATTTGGGAACATGGAAATCGCAAGAAGAGATTGATGCTGCTGGTCTAGGTGGTAGTCAAGATGTAGGTGGTCCCCATTTTGATGATACGAATGGAGATGGAGAGGTAAATGAAGATGACTTTGTGGTTTTGGGTAGTCCTCAGCCTGATTTCTATTACGGTCTTGGCAATACATTTTCATATAACAACTTTGATTTAGATTTTTTCTTTCAGGGTACCTATGGCAATGAAGTCTTCAATAGTCTTACCCAAACAGCATTTTTTGGCCGTTCGGAAACCACAAAATATGCTGAAACACTCAATAGATGGACACCTGAGAACCCAACTTCAGATATTCCAAGAGCGGGGGCTGTAGCCGCATTATCTGAAATATACAACAACTCCGCCATGATCGAAGATGGTTCCCATATTCGTCTTAAAAGTTTGAGATTGGGCTATAATATACCTGTGGATAATTTGGGCTTAAAGGGGTTTAAGGCAATCAATGTATATGTAACCGGAACCAATCTTTTCATTCTTTCCGATTTTAGATTAAAAGATCCGGAAACCAGTCAGTTTGATAGGGATCAGGAAAATCTTTCCATAGGATTCTCAAGAGGGCAATATCCCACTTCCAGAACAATTTCCGCAGGGGTTAAGGTAAATTTCTAA
- a CDS encoding RagB/SusD family nutrient uptake outer membrane protein: MKQHINILLIVTVITLLFGCDKFLEEEPRDLASPSNFFNTPTEFDLAIVGLYNIYKDNSLHGKIGLDRYYENGADIIGPNRIFGQVEPTQAYTLSESNIGAIDQGAGAPLTWQNLYSIILNANTILEQLELNQTLTQEERNLFEGQTLYLRSYAYYHLTNLWGDVPYYRDNLPISEIQVLPRADKTMIRNEILVDLQKAQDLMPNSLSETDQGKATKWAAATVMVKILLTQEKWEQARDKAVEIINNSPHDLLDDYAAVFDPNNEYNAENIWEIDFVRDVRSNDWVDHFTPRIRDEPKDPTQQNALSAALGDRSEGFTGYGLSIPLPGYVNDFPLDDLRRSQNIVTEYLGFELNFPYMPKMWNLDQVNSPRGNHGDNKIIFRLADVYLMAAEAENELNGPASAYQYINKVRERAYEPDQPLASLTQETFRQAIYDERRWELGGEGHRRMDLIRWGILLDVVKTTEYRVYNPAANIQPHHILLPIPPEEFTLNPALLESDPTNNGYR, from the coding sequence ATGAAACAACATATTAATATTTTACTAATAGTCACGGTCATTACCTTACTTTTTGGCTGTGATAAATTTCTGGAGGAAGAACCTAGGGATTTGGCCTCACCGTCCAATTTTTTTAACACTCCTACGGAATTTGATTTGGCGATAGTGGGGTTGTATAATATATACAAAGACAATTCCCTACATGGAAAAATTGGATTAGACCGTTATTATGAGAACGGGGCCGATATAATTGGCCCCAATAGAATCTTTGGTCAGGTAGAACCAACGCAGGCCTATACCTTAAGTGAAAGTAATATTGGTGCAATAGACCAAGGAGCAGGTGCACCTTTAACTTGGCAAAACCTATATTCCATTATTCTTAATGCAAACACCATTCTAGAACAATTGGAATTGAATCAAACTTTAACGCAGGAGGAGAGGAACCTTTTTGAGGGACAAACTTTGTACTTACGTTCTTATGCCTATTACCATCTAACCAACCTCTGGGGGGACGTACCTTATTATAGGGACAATCTACCCATAAGTGAAATTCAGGTATTGCCCAGAGCGGATAAAACCATGATCAGAAACGAAATACTTGTGGATCTTCAAAAGGCACAGGACCTAATGCCCAATTCATTATCTGAAACGGACCAGGGAAAAGCCACCAAATGGGCCGCTGCCACAGTTATGGTAAAAATTCTTCTTACGCAAGAAAAATGGGAACAAGCACGGGATAAGGCAGTTGAGATAATTAATAATTCCCCACATGATTTATTGGATGATTACGCAGCCGTATTCGACCCCAACAACGAGTACAATGCTGAGAACATTTGGGAAATCGATTTTGTCCGGGACGTAAGAAGTAACGATTGGGTGGATCATTTTACCCCAAGGATCAGGGACGAACCTAAAGACCCCACACAACAGAATGCGCTGAGTGCTGCTTTGGGGGATAGAAGTGAAGGTTTCACCGGCTATGGCCTATCCATACCTTTACCGGGTTATGTCAATGATTTTCCGTTGGACGATCTAAGAAGATCACAGAATATAGTTACAGAATATCTTGGATTTGAGCTTAATTTCCCATACATGCCCAAAATGTGGAATCTGGACCAGGTAAATTCACCTAGGGGAAACCATGGGGACAATAAGATCATATTTAGATTGGCAGACGTGTACCTTATGGCTGCGGAAGCAGAAAATGAACTTAATGGCCCTGCTAGTGCCTACCAATACATTAATAAAGTTCGGGAAAGGGCCTATGAGCCAGACCAGCCATTGGCCAGTCTTACCCAGGAAACTTTCCGACAGGCTATTTATGACGAAAGGCGATGGGAGTTGGGCGGAGAAGGACACAGACGAATGGATTTAATTAGATGGGGGATACTTTTGGATGTGGTAAAAACCACGGAGTATAGAGTCTATAACCCAGCTGCCAATATACAGCCCCATCATATATTGCTTCCTATACCTCCGGAAGAATTTACTTTGAATCCGGCTCTTTTGGAATCGGACCCAACCAACAACGGGTATAGATAA
- a CDS encoding sulfatase: MVPRILVFILCTLLISCLGVNKDKVQEIPLAKPNVIFINVDDLGWKDTGFMGGEFFETPNIDLLASESMVFPRSYSAAANCAPSRACLMTGLNTPRHGVYTVSPSARGNKKSRKLVPIENTDSLLLKDITMAEVFKKAGYTTGVFGKWHLGKDPTEQGFDVNVGGGIRGNPGRDGYFSPYNDLSNLESGPERENLTDRLTQESLQFIRDNKDRPFFVYLPFYAVHTPLQAKQELVTKYAGKSNPKKISSVYAAMVETVDQNVGKILKSIAELGLEQNTILIFTSDNGGIRSISTQEPLRAGKGSYYEGGIRVPCTIKWPGTNMAGKIIGEPISNLDFFPTFMELLNVDMPNYRSDGQNLMPLLKGGTMGERPLFWHFPIYLEAYDPKMDDGRDPMFRTRPGSVVMQGDWKLHYYYEDNEIELYNLRDDLGERNNLNTSNPSKAKELLNLLKVWLNETGAPIPKVPNPDYDS; this comes from the coding sequence ATGGTTCCAAGGATACTTGTTTTTATACTCTGTACCCTACTTATTTCTTGTTTAGGGGTAAATAAGGACAAGGTACAAGAAATTCCATTGGCAAAGCCCAATGTAATTTTTATTAATGTAGACGATTTGGGATGGAAAGATACCGGTTTTATGGGAGGGGAATTTTTTGAAACCCCCAATATAGACCTGCTGGCTTCGGAAAGTATGGTTTTTCCAAGAAGCTATTCCGCAGCTGCCAATTGTGCACCGAGCAGGGCATGTTTAATGACAGGCCTAAATACTCCCAGACATGGGGTCTATACCGTAAGTCCATCGGCGAGAGGGAACAAAAAATCCCGAAAGTTGGTTCCCATTGAAAATACAGATTCCCTGTTGTTGAAAGATATTACCATGGCTGAGGTCTTTAAAAAAGCCGGATATACTACCGGGGTTTTTGGCAAATGGCATTTGGGCAAAGATCCTACAGAACAAGGTTTTGATGTTAATGTAGGCGGAGGTATCAGGGGAAATCCAGGTCGTGATGGCTATTTTAGTCCTTATAATGATTTGTCAAATCTAGAATCCGGGCCGGAAAGGGAGAACCTTACGGACCGATTAACACAAGAAAGTCTTCAATTTATCAGGGATAATAAGGACCGACCTTTTTTTGTATACCTGCCATTTTATGCAGTCCATACCCCTTTGCAGGCCAAACAAGAGCTTGTAACAAAATACGCGGGCAAATCTAATCCAAAGAAAATTTCATCTGTCTATGCGGCCATGGTGGAAACCGTGGACCAAAATGTGGGAAAGATATTAAAGAGTATAGCCGAACTGGGTTTGGAACAAAATACTATTTTAATATTTACCTCGGATAATGGAGGAATTAGGAGCATATCCACCCAAGAGCCCTTAAGGGCAGGTAAAGGTTCCTATTATGAGGGTGGAATAAGGGTGCCATGTACTATTAAATGGCCTGGAACAAATATGGCAGGCAAAATAATAGGGGAGCCAATCAGTAATTTGGATTTTTTTCCAACTTTCATGGAACTTTTGAATGTAGATATGCCCAATTATAGATCCGACGGCCAAAATTTGATGCCTTTATTGAAGGGTGGGACCATGGGCGAGCGACCCTTGTTCTGGCATTTTCCTATCTATTTGGAAGCGTACGACCCTAAAATGGATGATGGCCGCGATCCTATGTTTAGAACCCGACCGGGTTCCGTAGTGATGCAAGGCGATTGGAAACTGCATTACTACTATGAAGATAATGAAATTGAACTTTACAACCTTAGGGACGACCTTGGGGAAAGAAATAATTTGAACACTTCCAATCCCTCAAAAGCCAAGGAGTTATTAAACCTATTAAAAGTTTGGTTGAATGAAACAGGGGCACCCATACCCAAAGTTCCAAATCCAGACTATGATTCCTAA
- a CDS encoding arylsulfatase, with protein sequence MMITTKLIPFYYILIGVGILFTSCREEAKNEEPKITEVGKPNIIYILADDLGYGDLSVYGQKKFSTPNIDRLASQGIRFTQHYSGSTVCAPSRSALMTGMHTGHTVVRGNKEIQPEGQYPIPDNTYTLAETLKKAGYVTGAFGKWGLGFPGSEGDPINQGFDTFFGYNCQRMGHNYYPYHLWSNRDSIVLKENLNKGDGSYAPKLIHTQTLQFMEDNKGKPFFLYVPSIIPHAELVAPEDYMEKHRGKYPPEKVYKGTDDGPEFNLGPYRSQKESHAAFAAMVSLLDNQVGEIMDKVEELGLGNNTIIVFTSDNGPHQEGGADPEYFDSNGPLKGFKRDLYEGGIRVPMIVRWPGKIKANSQTDHISAFWDVFPTISEIAGVSVPNNLDGISFLPALMQNGNQKQHDYLYWEFHEKGGRQAIRKGDWKAVKYDVLKNADAPMELYNLKEDLGEENNVAQLHPEVVSEMQAIFDTARTDSDVFTFSSETYLSKK encoded by the coding sequence ATGATGATCACTACAAAACTAATACCCTTTTACTATATCCTTATAGGTGTTGGTATACTATTTACATCCTGTAGGGAAGAAGCCAAAAATGAGGAGCCGAAAATTACCGAAGTTGGCAAGCCCAATATAATCTATATTTTGGCAGATGACCTTGGCTATGGCGACCTTAGCGTATACGGACAAAAAAAGTTTTCTACCCCCAATATAGACAGATTGGCCTCACAGGGAATCAGGTTTACCCAGCACTATTCCGGAAGTACGGTATGCGCCCCTTCACGCTCGGCCTTAATGACAGGGATGCATACAGGACATACCGTTGTAAGGGGAAATAAGGAAATTCAACCGGAGGGCCAGTATCCCATACCCGACAATACTTATACCCTGGCGGAGACCTTAAAAAAAGCCGGGTACGTTACAGGTGCCTTTGGAAAATGGGGCTTGGGCTTCCCAGGGTCGGAAGGAGATCCAATAAATCAAGGTTTTGATACTTTTTTTGGATATAATTGCCAACGTATGGGGCACAATTATTATCCATACCATCTTTGGTCCAATAGGGACTCGATAGTACTTAAAGAAAATTTGAATAAAGGTGATGGAAGCTATGCGCCAAAACTTATACATACCCAAACCTTACAGTTTATGGAAGACAACAAAGGGAAACCATTTTTTCTATACGTGCCGTCCATTATTCCCCATGCGGAACTAGTTGCGCCCGAAGATTATATGGAAAAACACAGAGGAAAATATCCTCCTGAAAAAGTGTATAAGGGAACCGATGATGGCCCTGAATTTAATCTAGGGCCTTATAGGTCCCAGAAGGAATCCCATGCTGCATTTGCAGCTATGGTCAGCTTATTGGACAATCAGGTGGGGGAAATTATGGATAAGGTGGAGGAATTGGGCCTGGGCAATAATACCATAATAGTATTTACATCCGATAATGGTCCGCATCAAGAAGGTGGGGCCGACCCGGAATACTTTGATAGCAATGGTCCTTTAAAGGGGTTTAAACGTGATCTTTACGAGGGTGGCATTAGGGTTCCTATGATTGTGCGCTGGCCCGGAAAGATAAAGGCCAACAGCCAAACAGACCATATATCAGCGTTTTGGGATGTCTTTCCCACCATATCCGAAATTGCCGGGGTATCCGTTCCCAACAATCTTGACGGTATTTCCTTTCTTCCTGCCCTTATGCAGAACGGGAATCAGAAACAACACGATTATCTTTATTGGGAATTTCATGAAAAAGGGGGGCGACAGGCTATAAGAAAAGGGGATTGGAAGGCTGTTAAATACGATGTATTGAAAAATGCCGATGCCCCAATGGAGCTTTATAATTTAAAAGAGGATTTGGGAGAGGAAAATAATGTTGCCCAATTGCACCCAGAGGTGGTATCGGAGATGCAGGCAATTTTTGATACTGCGCGTACGGATTCCGATGTTTTTACATTTTCTTCCGAGACCTATTTGTCCAAAAAATAA
- the tnpA gene encoding IS200/IS605 family transposase — MGHTLRKGSHTVSRLTCHLVWVTKYRYKVLSGDVQKRCRDLLIQICEAEGVEIMKGVVSSDHVHMHVEYAPRMNVSSMVKQMKARTSRKLQQEFPHLKERYWGQHFWASGYGVWSTGNVTDKMVNDYLEHHRRDGSDNSNFILE, encoded by the coding sequence ATGGGTCATACATTGAGAAAGGGATCGCATACCGTTAGCCGGTTGACTTGTCATCTGGTTTGGGTTACCAAGTATAGATATAAGGTTTTAAGTGGTGATGTTCAGAAACGTTGTCGTGATCTTCTGATACAAATATGTGAAGCTGAAGGGGTTGAGATAATGAAAGGAGTGGTGAGCTCCGATCATGTCCATATGCACGTTGAATACGCCCCAAGGATGAATGTAAGTTCGATGGTCAAACAAATGAAAGCCAGGACATCGAGAAAGCTCCAACAGGAGTTTCCTCATTTAAAGGAACGCTATTGGGGTCAGCATTTTTGGGCGAGCGGTTATGGGGTCTGGAGTACGGGCAATGTAACCGATAAGATGGTCAATGACTATTTGGAGCATCATAGACGGGACGGTTCGGATAATTCCAATTTTATATTGGAATAG